The Brassica oleracea var. oleracea cultivar TO1000 chromosome C7, BOL, whole genome shotgun sequence sequence CTAAACTACGCAGATATTCTTATCCCACCACCTCTTTAAGCTCCGTGTTAACCAGCTAAACCATTTGATCTTTTTTTTTTATTTCTATTTCCAGATAGAAACTTAATACTCATCGAAACTTGAAACTCGTTTTAGTTTTTGCCAGATTTCCCTTCTCGGCTAAAACTTTTTTCTTAATCGGATTCGATCTGGGCTTTCGTGTCTCTCTGTACTGTTCTGTTTGGTACTAAAAAGGAAACGTTTTTGTTACTTTTCCATGGCTGGGAGCGATCAAGTTAACCTTATTGAGAGCAAGGTGAGACCTTTTCATCTGTTTTGCTTCTGGGTGTGATCGATTTCACCTCTGATTTGGTGATTTTACTTTTTATTGTTCGATGGGTCTCTTGCGATTTAAGCTTTGTGTTCGTTGATGATGTTCTTATCAGTTATGGGTTTGCTTTTGTTTGTGAAGTTGGAACCTTTGATGTTTGATTGGATGTTCCTTTCATCAAAGCTTAAGGCTTTTTATCGTTTTGGGGTGGTGAAACGTGTCGGTTGCTTGATGGGTCTTTTCTAATTTGGGGAGCTTGCTTGCTTGGCTTTAGTTTCCTCTGATTAACTCTTTGTTTGACCCTTGTGGATTGAAAAAAACAAGACTTTTGGTAGTTCTAAACGAATATTTTAGATGCAATCAACTGATTCTCAGGTTTAAACTGTTCATCTGCCAAGTGTTGGAATCACATATCAAATCAGCTTTGCTACTAACTACTTGGCATCTGATTGTTTGCTTAGCTTATGAGACTTTTAGAGGTTAAAACAAACTTGTGGAAGCTTTTGTTTCTCTTGTAAGGCTTTGTTGCGCTCCTTTCTACTATCACTTTATGGACTTGTTGATGGCGTTTGTTGAAAAATCTTCTGATTTGTCATTTGTCTGTGTTGTTGTGTGTGTTTTGCTGCAGACAGTGGTTCCTCTCAATACATGGGTTTTGATATCCAACTTCAAGCTAGCCTACAACCTCCTCCGCCGCCCGGACGGAACCTTCAACCGCCACCTGGCTGAGTTTCTAGACCGTAAAGTCCCTGCAAACGCCAACCCCGTCAATGGAGTCTTCTCGTTCGATGTCATCATGGATCGCCAAACCAATCTCCTCAGCCGAGTATACAGACCGGCTTTTGCTGGTGACCCACCAAGTTTTACTGACCTTCAGAAGCCTGTTGATGGTGAAGTAGTGCCAGTCATTGTCTTCTTCCACGGCGGAAGCTTTGTGCACTCTTCAGCAAACAGTGCTATCTATGACACTCTTTGCCGCAGGCTTGTTGGTCTGTGCGGTTCCGTTGTTGTCTCTGTGAACTATCGACGCGCGCCGGAGAATCGTTACCCTTGCGCTTATGATGATGGCTGGACTGCTCTGAAATGGGTCAACTCTAGACCCTGGCTTCAAAGCAAGAAAGACTCGAAGGTTCATATCTTCTTGGCGGGTGATAGCTCTGGAGGGAACATAGCGCATAACGTCGCGGTGAGAGCGGTTGAGTCAGGGATTGGTGTGTTGGGGAACATTCTGCTTAACCCTATGTTTGGAGGGACGGAGAGAACTGAATCCGAGACGCGTTTGGATGGGAAGTACTTTGTGACGGTGAGAGACCGTGATTGGTATTGGAGAGCGTTTCTCCCCGAGGGAGAGGACAGAGAGCATCCAGCGTGTAGCCCGTTTGGTCCGAAAAGCAAGAGTTTAGAAGGTTTGAGTTTCCCCAAGAGTTTAGTCGTTGTGGCGGGTTTGGACTTGATTCAAGATTGGCAGCTGAAGTACGCGGAAGGGCTGAAGAGAGCAGGTCAAGAGGTGAAGCTTCTTTACTTGGATCAAGCCACCATTGGGTTCTACTTGTTGCCTAATAACAATCACTTCCATACCGTTATGGAGGAGATAGCTGCGTTTGTCAACGCAGAATGCCAATGAAAAACGCTATTATCTCTAACTAACAAACGGGTGAAAGTCCACCGCGGAAAGGTGAAGGAAGGCCCGAGATTCTCGTTTTAGAAGCTCCCTTGTATGGCGTTTAACTACTACCACGGAGGTTGTGGTGGCGTCTGCGTTTGTGAACCGTGCGAAGCTGGATTCTGAGAGCAAAGCAGGAAGAATAACAGTGAAGCCGGTAATGTTTGGCTTTTAGCGTTAGCGTTTTAACTAAAACTACAGCTATGTTTTTTTTCAGCTTGCGGTTGATAGTAACTCTGGTTATGTTACTATTATGATATTTTCAGTATATATATATATATATATATATATATATATATATATCTGCGTAATGAAACAATATATGTTTATAGGTTGTTGTAACTTGAGCAGTGTGGTGTTGTGTTTGCTTAATCTGCAACCGAGATATTTTCTTAATGCAATGAATAAGAAAGCATTCACTTGAAGAAATAAATGTATATAGTTCTAGTGATTACGTTCACTATATTCAAAACTAAATGTCCAGATTCACTCCGCTTGTAGGCTTTATTGCAAAACCAAACTGTCTAGTGGAGTAAAGCGCATCGCATTTGGACCACCACCACAAGGGGAACAAAACAAAGAAGAAATTGACTCTTCAGAGGATATGCAATGCAATATTGTTACTTTTGTGTTAAAAGGGTTTTGTTTTTTATGAGATGTATCTTTGCACAATGATGAGACATGCAATAGTTTTGTAATAATAAACAATTAATTGTATATGGAGTCCACATAAACTCAAGACGTGCAATTGCAACCAAAAAAGTAAAGACATGTTAGGTTTGGTAAGATGCTTCATCTTCAAGCACAAAAGTCGAGACATTACGAAGAATGTGGTTATAGTTGGCTCTGATATAGATATCTCAATCTATTAGCACAATGTCTTCACATATTTGAAATTTAAATACTTATAAAATTAGTAATTATACAATATACACATCCAAAGACATTATTCAGAGTTTGTTACTGATATTACACAGGATGATTATGGACATGATCACATGACCAACTGATTTGTGTTTGTAGATGAAAGCTATAATATGATATTGGTTAATAAATGGTACTTAAAGGAAGTTGAACATACACAATCTTTTCAACTAAAAGTTGCACTTTATATAGCTTAATATATGAGATAAGAAACAAACAAGTTTATTACTTCTGAAGATCAGCTACATGTTCTCAGAGAATAGTAGCAGAATCACAGACATGAAAGGGAAAAGGTTTTACATCATATAGTTGATCAAACCAACTACATAGAAGGTTTAGAAGTTAAACAGCGAAAAATAAAAACTCGAATGCGATAATGTTGTCTGAGAGTTAAAAACGGCAGTATCATCTTCAAGCTTTTCACTTAATCGCAGCTGCATAGGCAACCGAAGCAGCCATGAAGAGAGTAGTAATAGATGACACAAGTGTCCAGAAGCTCTTCTTGTCATGTGCATCTTTGACCGAATGCTTCATCGTCTCTATCTCCTTCTTCATCTCCTCAACCAAGCTTTCTTTGCTTTTGAAAGCTTTCTTGATCGCTTCTACCTCCACCGAGTACGAATCCACTCCCTTCTCTCCTCGCTTCTGCTCGCCTTTTTTGTTCTCTTGTCCACACACTAGAGAGGACACGGTCTTTAGCATTGTTAGACCACGTTTCGCATTGGTTCCAGCAGATTCCAGTTCTGCTTTCAACACACCCATAGCTTTCTTGAGCTCCACAAGATCCTTCCGGAGGATACCCTTTTCCTTTCTCAACGTCTCAGAACGATTCTCCAGTTCCTTCTTCTCTTTAATCAATCTCCCTCGCTCAGCCTTGATCTTCTCAAGCTCTTTACCGGAAGCTTGAATCGTTTTCTCAAGCTCTGCAACCTTTTCCTTAAGAGCCACCCGACTCTTCTTCTCCTCATCAAGAGCCTTCCCGGCGTTGTCTCTCTCGACCTCAACCAAGGCCAGAGCATCCTTAAGCTGGCTAACGTCGCAGCTGAGCTTCTCGCTAGTCTTGATTTGATCATTATAATCATTCCGCAGCTGCACCACAACGTGCTTTTGCTCATCCGCTAGTTTACTCATCTCATCAAACTCAGCTTCCTGCTTACTAATATGCTCCAAAAGATCAACCTTCTCGAGAGCATATTGTCCGGCAAGTTTCTCCTTCTCAGAGGATTGCGCCAGAGCCTTCTCCATCTGTTTCTTGATTGAAACGTTATCCGCCAGCAAACCCTCAACCTCAGAAACCTTGATAGCTTTCTCTTTCGCCAGTGCAATGATGCTCTCCTCCCTTGCTTTTGCTTCCTCCTTAACCTCATCAAGATCCTTCTCCAACCCAATAACCTGATCACGTAAACATTTCTCTTCCCTTGTCAAATTCTCAACCTTTTTCTCTAACTTCAGGATCATTTCCTCCTGATCACGTTTAACCATCTCCACCTCCTTCTTCTCCATCGAAAGCCCTTTCATTTCTCTCTTCAGCTCATCAATCTCCCTAACCTTCTCCTCTAGAGTCTTCTCCAACACCTTCCTCTCCTTATTAACCCTTTCAATCAACTCCTCTCTCTTCTCCCTCTCCTTAACCATTCTCCCGTTCTCAGACTTCAAGCTACCAACTTCCTCTCCCAAAAACGTTTCTTTCATCTCAAGCCTAACAACACTCTCCTTCAACCTAATCACCTCCTCACTCTTAATCAAATCCCTCTCATCACAAACCCTAGCTAACTCACCCACCTCTCTTCTCAAAACCCTAACCTCACACTCCCTATCACTCTTCTCCCTAACCAACCCATCCACTAAACCACACATCTCCCTTAACCGACTCTCCACAATCCCAACAAACAGATCCATCTCCAGCCTCACCACGAAACTCTCGTCCCCGGAGCCGATCAGCTCCTCCCTCAGCCGAGTCCTCTCCGCGCCGGAGCGAGTCAACTCGGCCTCCAGCGATTCCTTCGCGTGGGAGAGAGTCTCGATCTGCTGCCTCTTCTCCACGGCCTGCTTGAGGAGAATCGCGTTGAGCGACTTCAGGTTCTGGAACTTCTCCTCCGACGAGTCGTGGTCCTCCATCGAGAACTGGCGGCTGAGCTCCGCGGCGGGCTTCTGGTAAGAAGCCGCATGGCTCTGCGACTGCTGCTGCTCGTTGGAAGCTCCGTTGGAGTTGCGAGACGACGCCTTCTTCTTCGCCATTTTTCTGGAAGAAAACGAAAGTGGCGGCTGCTGGAGGTTTTTAGGGTTTATGGTGCAGCTTTTTAATGGCGAAGAGAGTGAGAGAAAGAGACGAAGTTTGGGGGTAAATCTCGCAAGATTCAAATGTTGGGGCCCAATTCCAAAGGTTTTTGAAAATTTTGTTATGTGATTATTAGATATCTTGTTACATGTATATATAGTGGAAAGTGTGGGAACTAACATTTGATACGTTTCGTAACAGTTGTTTAAATATAGACTATTATCTATAATTCAGAAAATTGGAAAAATTAATATATATTAATAAGTTTAATATTTTTATTTAAACAGTTGGCAGCTAAAATTGGATACGTTTTCACTAAATATAAACATATGAAATAACTACTGTAGAGTAGAGGACATAATTACAATTAATCAAATTTGGACAGATATCACTAATAATTGATTAATTTTGTATATAAATAGGTAACAAGCTGATTTTTTAGTATGTATTAATATCTTATTTAAATACATACATACTAATGAATTTAAATATTATTGTTTAAACAGCTGTTTGCTAAAATTGAATACATTTCACTAAAAATGAACATATGAAATAATTAAATAAACACTGTTTTGTAAAATACATAATTACAATTAATCAAATTTGGACACATATCACCAATTGATTAAATTCTGACATATATAGGTAACAAATATTAATATAGTGGAACTAACATTTGATACGTTTCACATCATAATAATGACGTAATTAAAGTTGTTTAAATAGAGATTATATTAATAATTCAGTTAATTTTGGCCAGATTAATATATAATAATAAGTTTAATATTACTCCCTCCGTTTTTTAATATAAGTCGTTTTAGAGAAATTTTTATGTTCCAAATTATATGACGTTTTCGGTTTTCTATGTAAAATTTATTAACACTTAATGTTATATGACCAATGATAATATACCTTCTATTTTATTATTGGTTGATTTGAGGTTAAGAAAATAATTAATGATGTTTTTGTTTAGAAAATATTTAAAAAAATAATGATTTTTTAATCTATGTGCATAATTCTAAAACAGTTTATATTAGAAAATGGAAGGAGTAGTATTTAAACAGTTGTTATCTAAAACTGAATACATTTCACTAAAATAAACATATGAAATAAGTAAAATGTAAAATTTATAATTACAAGTAATTAAATTTGGACACATATCACTAATTGATTAAATTTTGACATATTTAGGTAACAAAATGATGTTCACTATGTATTAATATATTAATATTGAAACAGCTGTTGGGTAATATTAGTTAGGTTTCACTAAAAATTAACATATGAAATAACTTCTGTTTTGTAAAAGACATAATTACAGTTAATCAAATCTGGACACATATCGCAAATTGGTTATATTTTCTACATATATAGGTAACAAACTGATTTTTGCTATGTGTTAATATATTATTCTAATAAACATACATATTAATATAAATAAATATTATATTACTTGAGACAAAAAATGTTAAAAAATAATATCTCTCATTTAATTTTTGAATGCAGACAATATATACCACAATAGTGCTATAAATAGTTACACCGTTTTGTTTGCTAGCACATGTTTCATTTTGATACGCCTGAATTTTACTTCTTATATAAGTTTTATCCGACATCCTAAACTTCAAATGTATACACCGCGCACAATATATATGATATATATAACATATACTATGTACTTACATTGAGTCAAGCTTAAGCAATGGTAAAGTATATGGTTGAAATTGATTGGTGTCTAGTTCAGTCTAAGCAAACTAGTCTTGTTCAAATGGAAACAAAGAAGCCAATATTGCAAAGAAAGAACACTCCAGATCTGATGATGGCGAACGGCGATTCTAGAGTCTCGACTACGGAGGATCAGGACGAGAACATGACGGAGGTGGGGGAGAAATCTAACCCACCAGGAGAGCCGCCTGATAAGTGGATCTCAGGGACTTCGAAGGCGGCAAGTACGGAAGGAGTGGAGGGCATGGAGGCGAACGGTGTTTCTATGGTTCCGAATTCGGAGGATCACGACGCGAGCATGACGGACGTGGGTGAGAGAACCAACAGACCAGGAGAACCGCTTGATAAGGGAATCTCATGGGCTTCGAAGGCAGCAAGTACGGTAGGAGGGGGTATGCCGGTTCCAGAGGTTTTGATCGAGGACTCGTTTGTGTCTAACAGACTCCACGTGGAGTTCCCGAATGGGGAGGATGGAGAACCATCAATTACGATTGAAAACGAGGTCCTCGAAGCGATGAATGGGTTGTGGAAGAAGTGTATGATTGTTAGGGTCTTGGGGAGAAACGTTGCGATCTCTGCAGTGAATAGGAAGTTACGGGAACTATGGAATCCGAAGGGGAGAATGTATGTGATGGATCTACCGAGGCAGTTCTTCATGGTTCGCTTTGAAAGGGAAGAGGAGTATCTGGCAGCATTGACAGGAGGACCATGGAGGGCCTTTGGTAGTTACCTCATGGTGCGAGCGTGGTCACCAGAGTTTGATCCATTAAAAGATAACATTGCTACAACACCGGTTTGGATCAGATTAACGAATATCCCGGTAAATTTTTACCATCGATCGATTCTTATGGGAATTGCTAAGGGTCTAGGTAAGCCAATTCGTGTGGATCCAACTACGTTGAACTTTGAAAGAGCGCGGTTCGCGAGAATTTGCGTTGAGGTTAATCTAGCAAAACCTTTGAAGGGGACCGTCCTAATAAATGGAGACAGGTACTTCGTTTCTTATGAGGGACTAACTGAGATTTGCTCCAAATGTGGGGTATATGGGCATTTAGTGCATGGATGTCCAAGAACGATTGCGGAACGAATGGCCATTTCAATGACTTTAACGGAGGTGTCAGCACAAGTTAAACAAACGACCGCCCAAGTCCCACAACCGCAGGACGATGGCTTTATTCAAGCACGAGGATCGAGAAGAGGAGCACAAGCGTTGCCTCGGTCGTCTACTGGCATGACAGGAAAAAGTTCGAAAGGAGAGACTGACAGATCCAATAGTGAGATGAAAGAAACTAAGAAGATTGTGTTATCGAACAAGTATGGAAGCCTTGATATAGACAGAAAAACGGGGGAAGTAGGAGATGATGTTAGCCCGGGTGAGGAGGATAGGGAGAGTCAGAAGATGAATATCAAGGATAATAAGGGTAAGGGAGTCTTGCAAGAGAAGGGAAGCATTGTTTTTGGCGGGACTACAAGTGTACCATCTGTTTCGAAGTGGGAGACTAAGGAGAGATGGATGGGCAATAAAAAAATGATGGAGGGAGCAAGAGGCAAGTTGAAGAAGATTAACAACATACCGGTAAGAGGTTTGATCTTTGGGCCAACGAAGGGGGAAATAAACCTATCAGAGTCGGGGAAAAGACTGAGAGTAGAAAACAACAATGTAGGGAGACAAGGTGGAGCATTCAGAGATAACATGGAGAAAGCTAAGGCTGTGCCTAAGACCCCTCAGCTGTGTGATGAGGAATTGGAAAATCCAATGGATGGTAGTATCAGCGAAGCAGAGCAGCGAACAGCTGGTACACAGACGAACCTACAGGAAGATGGGAGAGTGTTATCTCTCGCATAACAGGGTGCCCCGGGAATTCAATCAGATACTATTATATTTATGATGATGAATTGCTTATTCTGGAATTGCCGGGGGGCAAATAAACCCAATTTCAGACGGTCTATTCGGTATATTTTGAAGAAGTTTAAAACTGATTTTCTTGCTTTATTTGAGACTCATGCGGGCGGGGATAAAGCAATGAAAATATGTCAAAGTTTGGGATTTGAGAACTCTTTTCGAGTGGATGCCATTGGTCAGAGAGGAGGTATTTGGGTTTTATGGAGGGATCAGGTCGGGGTTATCACGGTTGTGGAATCTTCTGATCAGTTTGTTCACGTGAAGGTGGTGGTTGGTATGGACATCATACATCTCGTCGCTGTCTATGCGGCCCCTACGGCTAGCCGCAGGAGTGGTCTTTGGGGGCAGTTAAAACGAGTACTGGAAAATATAGATGAACCGGTTATGTTGGGTGGCGAATTCAATACTATTGTGAGGTTGGATGAGCGAACTGGAGGGAA is a genomic window containing:
- the LOC106301463 gene encoding hyaluronan mediated motility receptor, which codes for MAKKKASSRNSNGASNEQQQSQSHAASYQKPAAELSRQFSMEDHDSSEEKFQNLKSLNAILLKQAVEKRQQIETLSHAKESLEAELTRSGAERTRLREELIGSGDESFVVRLEMDLFVGIVESRLREMCGLVDGLVREKSDRECEVRVLRREVGELARVCDERDLIKSEEVIRLKESVVRLEMKETFLGEEVGSLKSENGRMVKEREKREELIERVNKERKVLEKTLEEKVREIDELKREMKGLSMEKKEVEMVKRDQEEMILKLEKKVENLTREEKCLRDQVIGLEKDLDEVKEEAKAREESIIALAKEKAIKVSEVEGLLADNVSIKKQMEKALAQSSEKEKLAGQYALEKVDLLEHISKQEAEFDEMSKLADEQKHVVVQLRNDYNDQIKTSEKLSCDVSQLKDALALVEVERDNAGKALDEEKKSRVALKEKVAELEKTIQASGKELEKIKAERGRLIKEKKELENRSETLRKEKGILRKDLVELKKAMGVLKAELESAGTNAKRGLTMLKTVSSLVCGQENKKGEQKRGEKGVDSYSVEVEAIKKAFKSKESLVEEMKKEIETMKHSVKDAHDKKSFWTLVSSITTLFMAASVAYAAAIK
- the LOC106306876 gene encoding gibberellin receptor GID1C; this translates as MAGSDQVNLIESKTVVPLNTWVLISNFKLAYNLLRRPDGTFNRHLAEFLDRKVPANANPVNGVFSFDVIMDRQTNLLSRVYRPAFAGDPPSFTDLQKPVDGEVVPVIVFFHGGSFVHSSANSAIYDTLCRRLVGLCGSVVVSVNYRRAPENRYPCAYDDGWTALKWVNSRPWLQSKKDSKVHIFLAGDSSGGNIAHNVAVRAVESGIGVLGNILLNPMFGGTERTESETRLDGKYFVTVRDRDWYWRAFLPEGEDREHPACSPFGPKSKSLEGLSFPKSLVVVAGLDLIQDWQLKYAEGLKRAGQEVKLLYLDQATIGFYLLPNNNHFHTVMEEIAAFVNAECQ
- the LOC106303185 gene encoding uncharacterized protein LOC106303185, translating into MVKYMVEIDWCLVQSKQTSLVQMETKKPILQRKNTPDLMMANGDSRVSTTEDQDENMTEVGEKSNPPGEPPDKWISGTSKAASTEGVEGMEANGVSMVPNSEDHDASMTDVGERTNRPGEPLDKGISWASKAASTVGGGMPVPEVLIEDSFVSNRLHVEFPNGEDGEPSITIENEVLEAMNGLWKKCMIVRVLGRNVAISAVNRKLRELWNPKGRMYVMDLPRQFFMVRFEREEEYLAALTGGPWRAFGSYLMVRAWSPEFDPLKDNIATTPVWIRLTNIPVNFYHRSILMGIAKGLGKPIRVDPTTLNFERARFARICVEVNLAKPLKGTVLINGDRYFVSYEGLTEICSKCGVYGHLVHGCPRTIAERMAISMTLTEVSAQVKQTTAQVPQPQDDGFIQARGSRRGAQALPRSSTGMTGKSSKGETDRSNSEMKETKKIVLSNKYGSLDIDRKTGEVGDDVSPGEEDRESQKMNIKDNKGKGVLQEKGSIVFGGTTSVPSVSKWETKERWMGNKKMMEGARGKLKKINNIPVRGLIFGPTKGEINLSESGKRLRVENNNVGRQGGAFRDNMEKAKAVPKTPQLCDEELENPMDGSISEAEQRTAGTQTNLQEDGRVLSLA